The following proteins are encoded in a genomic region of Microtus ochrogaster isolate Prairie Vole_2 chromosome 5, MicOch1.0, whole genome shotgun sequence:
- the Mmp27 gene encoding matrix metalloproteinase-27, with protein sequence MKGLLLLNFIALSSAFPPDRKDRNGRLDQLAQAYLNQFYSLEIEGSHLVQSKNRSLLDSKLREMQAFFGLTVTGELDSDTLEIMKMPRCGVPDVGQYGYTLPGWRKHNLTYRIMNYTPDMTRADVDEAIQKALEVWSKVTPLMFTKISKGVADIMIAFRTGVHGWCPRHFDGPLGVLGHAFPPGLGLGGDTHFDEDENWTAKDGEGFNLFLVAAHEFGHSLGLSHSNDQTALMFPNYVSLDPSKHPLSQDDIDGIQSIYGSPPKTPTKPKKATEPRACTDPDLAMDAITTFRREVMFFKGRHLWRTYFDIADVEFESIASFWPSLPADLQAAYESPRDQILVFKDENFWVIRGYAVLPDYPKSIHTLGFPRRVKKIDAAVCDHDTKKTFFFVGIWCWRYDEMVQAMDRGFPQRIVKRFPGIGIRVDAVFQHKGFLYFFRGSRQFEYDIKAKNVTRVMRTNSWFRCKEPFSSSFSVDIKEEAHSIATVIPHQTSVNLFIFSTVHVLTKTYS encoded by the exons ATGAAGGGCCTTCTGCTATTGAATTTTATAGCACTTTCTTCTGCATTTCCTCCAGACCGCAAGGACAGAAATGGCAGACTCGATCAACTGGCCCAG GCATATCTCAACCAGTTCTACTCTCTTGAAATAGAAGGGAGTCATCTTGTCCAAAGTAAGAACAGGAGTCTTTTAGACAGCAAACTTCGGGAAATGCAAGCATTTTTTGGATTGACAGTGACCGGTGAGCTGGACTCAGACACCCTTGAGATCATGAAGATGCCCAGGTGTGGGGTTCCTGATGTGGGACAATATGGTTACACCCTGCCTGGGTGGAGAAAGCACAACCTCACATACAG AATAATGAACTACACTCCAGATATGACACGAGCTGATGTGGATGAGGCTATTCAGAAAGCACTAGAGGTTTGGAGCAAGGTCACTCCACTGATGTTCACCAAGATTTCCAAGGGGGTTGCAGACATCATGATAGCCTTTAGGACTGGAG TCCATGGCTGGTGTCCTCGTCACTTTGATGGTCCCTTGGGAGTCCTTGGCCATGCCTTTCCTCCTGGTTTGGGTCTAGGTGGTGATACTCACTTTGACGAAGACGAAAACTGGACAGCCAAGGATGGGGAAG GGTTCAACTTGTTTCTTGTGGCTGCTCATGAATTTGGTCACTCTCTGGGGCTCTCTCACTCCAATGATCAAACAGCCTTGATGTTTCCCAATTACGTCTCCCTGGACCCTAGCAAACACCCACTTTCTCAGGATGATATTGACGGGATCCAGTCCATCTATG GAAGTCCACCCAAGACACCAACCAAGCCAAAGAAAGCCACTGAGCCCCGTGCCTGTACAGACCCTGACCTAGCTATGGATGCTATCACTACCTTCCGCAGAGAAGTCATGTTCTTTAAAGGCAG GCACTTATGGAGGACCTACTTTGATATTGCTGATGTGGAATTTGAGTCAATTGCTTCCTTCTGGCCGTCTCTGCCAGCTGACCTTCAAGCTGCCTATGAAAGCCCCAGAGATCAGATTCTTGTGTTCAAAG aTGAGAACTTCTGGGTGATCAGGGGGTATGCTGTCTTGCCTGATTACCCCAAATCCATCCACACACTCGGGTTCCCAAGACGTGTGAAGAAAATTGATGCAGCTGTCTGTGACCACGACacaaaaaaaaccttcttttttgTGGGCATCTGGTGCTGGAG GTATGATGAGATGGTGCAAGCCATGGACAGAGGGTTCCCACAGAGGATAGTGAAGCGCTTCCCAGGGATTGGCATCCGTGTGGACGCTGTTTTCCAGCATAAAG GCTTCCTCTATTTCTTCCGTGGGTCAAGGCAATTTGAGTACGACATCAAGGCCAAGAATGTCACCCGCGTGATGAGAACCAACTCTTGGTTCCGGTGTAAAGAACCGTTCAGCTCATCATTCAGTGTTGACATCAAAGAAGAGGCACATTCCATTGCAACAGTGATACCGCATCAGACAAGTGTGAACTTGTTCATTTTCAGTACTGTTCACGTGCTGACAAAAACATACAGTTAA